One Alternaria dauci strain A2016 chromosome 6, whole genome shotgun sequence DNA window includes the following coding sequences:
- a CDS encoding 60S ribosomal protein uL3, with product MSHRKFEAPRHGSLAFLPRKRAARHRGKVKSFPKDDPKKPVHLTAAMGYKAGMTTIVRDLDRPGAKLHKKEIVEACTVIETPPMIAVGLVGYIETPRGLRSLTTVWAEHLSDEVKRRFYRNWYKSKKKAFTKYAKKHSEESGASITRELERMKKYCTVVRVLAHTQIHKTPLKQKKAHLMEIQVNGGSVADKVSYGHGLFEKPIEISSIFEDNEMIDVIAVTKGHGYNGVTSRWGTKKLPRKTHKGLRKVACIGAWHPAHVQWTVARAGQMGYHHRTSVNHKIYRIGKADDEGNASTDFDVSKKRITPMGGFVRYGEVKNDFILLKGNCPGVKKRVMTLRKSMFTHTSRRALEKVELKWIDTSSKFGHGAYQTPAEKRQYEGVLKKDLQTSS from the exons ATGTCCCACAGGAAGTTCGAAGCTCCCCGCCACGGGTCTCTGGCGTTCTTGCCGCGAAAGCGCGCTGCCCGTCACCGGGGTAAGGTCAAGAG CTTCCCTAAGGATGACCCCAAGAAGCCCGTCCACCTGACGGCCGCTATGGGCTACAAGGCCGGTATGACCACAATCGTCCGTGACCTTGACCGTCCTGGTGCCAAGTTGCACAAGAAGGAGATTGTCGAGGCCTGCACAGTTATCGAGACTCCTCCC ATGATTGCTGTCGGTCTCGTCGGCTACATCGAGACTCCCCGCGGTCTCCGCTCGCTCACCACCGTCTGGGCCGAGCACTTGAGCGACGAGGTCAAGCGCCGCTTCTACCGCAACTGGTacaagagcaagaagaaggccttCACCAAGTACGCCAAGAAGCACTCTGAGGAGAGCGGTGCCTCCATCACCCGCGAGCTCGAGCGCATGAAGAAGTACTGCACCGTCGTCCGCGTTCTCGCCCACACCCAGATCCACAAGACCCCTCtcaagcagaagaaggccCACCTTATGGAGATCCAGGTCAACGGTGGCAGCGTCGCCGACAAGGTCTCCTACGGCCACGGTCTGTTCGAGAAGCCAATTGAGATCAGCTCCATCTTCGAGGACAACGAGATGATCGACGTCATCGCCGTCACCAAGGGTCACGGATACAACGGTGTCACCTCCCGTTGGGGCACCAAGAAGCTTCCGCGTAAGACACACAAGGGTCTCCGCAAGGTCGCTTGTATCGGTGCCTGGCACCCGGCCCACGTCCAATGGACTGTTGCCCGTGCTGGTCAGATGGGTTACCACCACCGTACCTCCGTCAACCACAAGATCTACCGTATCGGAAAGGCCGACGACGAGGGTAACGCCTCGACCGACTTCGACGTCTCCAAGAAGCGCATCACACC AATGGGTGGCTTCGTCCGCTACGGTGAGGTCAAGAACGACTTCATCCTCCTCAAGGGTAACTGCCCTGGTGTCAAGAAGCGCGTCATGACCCTGCGCAAGTCCATGTTCACCCACACCAGCAGGAGGGCGCTCGAGAAGGTCGAGCTCAAGTGGATCGACACCTCTTCCAAGTTCGGTCACGGTGCTTACCAGACACCGGCGGAGAAGAGGCAGTACGAGGGTGTCCTCAAGAAGGACCTCCAGACTTCGTCTTAG